From Colius striatus isolate bColStr4 chromosome 27, bColStr4.1.hap1, whole genome shotgun sequence:
ATCCCCAGGGCTCTCACCTTCAGCACTGCAAGCAGGACCAGCAGCCCTGTGTCCCAACTGGATCCCTGTGCCCGCTCTCCACTGGGCACTAGCTGCGGACAGGCACGGTGGCCATGGTGTGGAGCCGCTGCAGGATCTGGCCCCTCAGGCTCTCGTCTTCCACACGCCACCAGTGGAAAGCAGGGTCACGTGAATCGTCGGGGACAGCTCTGGGGCTGTTGGGAGGGATGCTCAGCAATATGTTGAAGCAGATCCCATCAGCCCCCCCAGGCCCCCCAGCCcggtgctgcagccccagcagccccagggctcccagGCGGGGGTCTGTCAGGCAGTCCCGCAGCAGCCGCAGCACAGGCAGGCGCAGGCTCCCCTGGAGCTCGGCTGGGGACGTGCCACAGGCCACTACGGGCAGGTGGGGGGTCCCAGAcgtgcccagcagcacccaaaGGTCCCCGGTGTCATTTGCAAAGGCCACCAGTAGCCGCaagcagagcagggcacagggcagctcttGTGGCAGCGTCGGGGGATGCAGGGGGCTGTGGCGGTAGCGGGAGGCGAGGTCTAGTAAGGGTAGGATGTCTGGGGCTCgcaggggcagggcagagaGGTCCCCAGCCCACCATGTTGCTTGCAGGGACTCAGTGTCAGCCTCCTCCAGGGTCTTCAGGGTCCCACCTGTGAACAGAGAGACAATGATGCCCTGTCACAATGGTGGCAGGGGACGTCAAGGCCCGGGCACAAGGCTGGCCATTTAGGGATG
This genomic window contains:
- the NUDT18 gene encoding 8-oxo-dGDP phosphatase NUDT18 encodes the protein MGEAPLAELDAVLGGGGWDMGTSLEGPPAPTSPVRLGRNVCYIVLAVLFNEEDRVLLVQEAKPECRGRWYLPAGRMEPGESIVAAMRREVKEESGLECEPLTLLALEERGPAWIRFAFLARPTGGTLKTLEEADTESLQATWWAGDLSALPLRAPDILPLLDLASRYRHSPLHPPTLPQELPCALLCLRLLVAFANDTGDLWVLLGTSGTPHLPVVACGTSPAELQGSLRLPVLRLLRDCLTDPRLGALGLLGLQHRAGGPGGADGICFNILLSIPPNSPRAVPDDSRDPAFHWWRVEDESLRGQILQRLHTMATVPVRS